A genomic stretch from Myxocyprinus asiaticus isolate MX2 ecotype Aquarium Trade chromosome 24, UBuf_Myxa_2, whole genome shotgun sequence includes:
- the LOC127414696 gene encoding elongation of very long chain fatty acids protein 7-like, protein MAFQEFTSTAAHLYDEWIKDADPRTEDWLLMSSPLPQTIIIAFYIYFVTSLGPRFMENRKPFELKQVLVIYNFSVVAYSLYMCYEFVMSGWGTGYSFHCDLVDYSHSPQGIRMAWTCWLYYFSKFIEMLDTIFFVLRKKYNQVTFLHVYHHSIMPFTWWFGVRFSAGGMGTFHALLNCIVHVIMYTYYGLSALGPAYQKFLWWKKHLTSIQLIQFVMVSSHISQYYFMKDCPYKFPIFICIICLYGFVFLLLFLNFWYHAYTKGKRLPKVHQNTSMAQNNNDVHHKKK, encoded by the exons ATGGCGTTCCAAGAGTTCACATCCACAGCTGCACACCTGTATGATGAGTGGATCAAAGATGCTG ACCCCAGGACAGAAGACTGGCTGCTCATGTCCTCTCCACTCCCGCAAACAATTATTATTGCTTTTTATATCTACTTTGTGACATCGCTGGGGCCCAGGTTTATGGAGAACAGGAAACCATTTGAACTAAAGCAGGTCCTGGTCATCTATAACTTCAGCGTTGTGGCCTATTCTCTTTACATGTGTTATGAG TTTGTGATGTCAGGCTGGGGAACAGGATATTCATTCCACTGCGATCTGGTAGACTACTCTCACTCGCCACAAGGCATAAGG ATGGCATGGACTTGCTGGCTCTATTACTTCTCCAAGTTCATTGAGATGTTAGACACA ATTTTCTTTGTGCTGAGGAAAAAGTACAATCAGGTGACCTTTCTGCATGTCTACCATCATTCCATCATGCCTTTCACCTGGTGGTTTGGAGTCAGGTTTTCTGCAG GTGGCATGGGGACTTTTCACGCTCTTCTTAACTGCATCGTTCATGTCATCATGTATACATACTATGGGCTGTCAGCACTGGGCCCTGCCTACCAGAAGTTTTTATGGTGGAAGAAGCATCTGACTTCAATACAGCTT ATCCAGTTTGTCATGGTATCCAGTCATATAAGCCAATACTACTTCATGAAAGACTGTCCTTACAAGTTCCCCATATTCATCTGCATCATATGTCTCTACGGCTttgtcttcctcctcctcttcctcaacTTTTGGTACCACGCCTACACGAAAGGCAAAAGGCTACCTAAAGTCCATCAAAACACAAGCATGGCACAAAATAACAACGATGTACACCACAAGAAAAAATAA